The proteins below are encoded in one region of Corynebacterium sphenisci DSM 44792:
- a CDS encoding isochorismate synthase, giving the protein MTAQRDAGSLDGPGRRFRDRPETAPDFLLSRAHGSVRTRGMVAGYADPWLAAEHLRRGRHRMVVGALPFNTDRPAALTVPREVVRSAQPLEPPAHYRARRGRLGARITAEDPAPPEHVERVAAAVRTIGASGLEKVVLARAVEIAFDAPIDPLLLAARLIDASPNRDGFVADLSPAGGRFAGRLLIGSSPEMLVRRRGTRVEAFPLAGSVARCRDRAEDEAAAARLLASRKNHDEHFFVVEDIAANLGPLCRDLDVPEDPVLLSTSEMHHLGTPIRGELRDPVISALDLALIVHPTPAICGTPTESAMGVIEAVETDRGFYAGAVGWCDSAGDGEFVVAIRCAEVDAGGTAARAWGGGGIVADSDPEEEVAETSAKLRTVLRAMGL; this is encoded by the coding sequence ATGACGGCGCAGCGCGACGCGGGGTCCCTCGACGGGCCCGGGCGCCGGTTCCGGGATCGCCCGGAGACCGCCCCGGATTTCCTGCTCTCCCGGGCGCACGGCTCGGTGCGCACCCGCGGCATGGTCGCCGGCTACGCCGACCCCTGGCTGGCCGCGGAGCATCTGCGCCGGGGCCGGCACCGGATGGTCGTCGGCGCGCTGCCCTTCAACACCGACCGTCCGGCGGCGCTCACCGTGCCCCGGGAGGTGGTGCGCTCCGCGCAGCCCCTGGAGCCCCCGGCGCACTACCGGGCCCGCCGCGGCCGGCTGGGCGCCCGGATCACCGCCGAGGACCCCGCCCCGCCGGAGCACGTGGAGCGGGTCGCCGCGGCGGTGCGCACCATCGGCGCCTCCGGGCTGGAGAAGGTGGTGCTCGCCCGGGCCGTCGAGATCGCCTTCGACGCGCCGATCGATCCGCTGCTGCTGGCCGCCCGGCTCATCGACGCCTCCCCGAACCGGGACGGCTTCGTCGCCGATCTCTCCCCCGCCGGCGGCCGCTTCGCCGGCCGGCTGCTCATCGGCTCCTCCCCGGAGATGCTGGTGCGCCGCCGCGGCACCCGGGTGGAGGCCTTCCCGCTGGCCGGGTCGGTGGCCCGGTGCCGGGACCGCGCCGAGGACGAGGCCGCCGCCGCGCGGCTGCTGGCCTCCCGGAAGAACCACGACGAGCATTTCTTCGTGGTGGAGGACATCGCCGCGAACCTGGGCCCGCTGTGCCGGGACCTGGACGTGCCGGAGGACCCGGTGCTGCTGTCCACCTCGGAAATGCACCACCTGGGCACCCCGATCCGCGGGGAGCTGCGGGACCCGGTGATCTCGGCGCTGGATCTGGCGCTCATCGTGCACCCCACCCCCGCCATCTGCGGCACCCCCACCGAATCGGCGATGGGGGTCATCGAGGCGGTGGAGACCGACCGGGGCTTCTACGCCGGGGCGGTGGGCTGGTGCGACTCCGCCGGCGACGGCGAGTTCGTGGTGGCCATCCGCTGCGCGGAGGTCGACGCCGGCGGCACCGCCGCCCGGGCCTGGGGCGGCGGCGGGATCGTCGCCGACTCCGACCCGGAGGAGGAGGTCGCGGAGACCTCCGCGAAACTGCGCACCGTGCTGCGCGCCATGGGCCTCTAG
- a CDS encoding VanZ family protein: protein MEENLVLSLGLGGVFAALTAGPLILLQVRRWGAPRARGLLAWAATAVYAAALFVYTTFPLPELTDAWCAAHEAGIAVNPLDWVRDVLADPAGGRIHRAALRQGLLNVVFFLPFGVLGCWWATYGRVPRRVRGATAARVIAAGAVTSALIETSQLTALFGLAPCRFRVADTSDLILNTAGAALGVAVAAPLLALAPDPAAPDRLAPRPVRAWRVVLARGIDLAALIALPGAAAVAVTALTGAPGPDAAAGAVGVLVAAAVVAGQATLAARRGGTLGLRHGWLRQTGAAPAGAARVLLVQGAAAALLHAPTAAPAAVAALLAVDAAWSLARPGSAGLAGRLLGLRLVDERAGRPTPAAPGPGEPARGPGRG from the coding sequence ATGGAGGAGAACCTGGTCCTGTCCCTGGGCCTCGGCGGGGTCTTCGCGGCGCTCACCGCCGGGCCGCTGATCCTGCTGCAGGTGCGCCGCTGGGGCGCCCCGCGCGCCCGCGGCCTGCTCGCCTGGGCGGCCACCGCGGTCTACGCCGCCGCCCTGTTCGTCTACACCACCTTCCCGCTGCCGGAGCTCACCGACGCCTGGTGCGCCGCCCACGAGGCCGGGATCGCGGTGAACCCCCTGGACTGGGTGCGCGATGTGCTCGCCGACCCCGCCGGCGGCCGGATCCACCGCGCCGCGCTGCGCCAGGGGCTGCTCAACGTGGTGTTCTTCCTGCCCTTCGGGGTGCTCGGCTGCTGGTGGGCGACCTACGGGCGGGTGCCTCGACGGGTGCGCGGGGCCACCGCCGCCCGGGTCATCGCCGCCGGCGCGGTGACCTCGGCGCTCATCGAGACCAGCCAGCTCACCGCCCTGTTCGGGCTGGCGCCCTGCCGCTTCCGGGTCGCCGACACCTCGGATCTGATCCTCAACACCGCCGGCGCCGCCCTCGGCGTCGCGGTGGCCGCCCCGCTGCTGGCCCTGGCCCCGGATCCGGCGGCCCCGGACCGGCTGGCCCCGCGCCCGGTGCGCGCCTGGCGGGTGGTGCTGGCCCGGGGCATCGACCTGGCGGCGCTCATCGCGCTGCCGGGGGCGGCGGCGGTGGCCGTCACCGCGCTGACCGGGGCGCCGGGGCCGGACGCCGCCGCGGGGGCCGTGGGCGTCCTCGTCGCCGCGGCGGTGGTCGCCGGCCAGGCGACGCTCGCCGCCCGCCGCGGCGGCACCCTGGGGCTGCGGCACGGCTGGCTGCGGCAGACCGGCGCCGCCCCGGCCGGGGCGGCGCGGGTGCTGCTGGTGCAGGGCGCGGCGGCGGCGCTGCTGCACGCCCCGACGGCGGCGCCCGCCGCGGTGGCGGCGCTGCTGGCGGTGGACGCGGCCTGGTCCCTGGCCCGGCCCGGCTCCGCCGGCCTGGCCGGCCGGCTGCTCGGGCTGCGCCTGGTCGACGAACGCGCCGGCCGGCCCACCCCGGCGGCCCCGGGGCCGGGGGAGCCGGCGCGGGGGCCCGGCCGGGGCTAG
- a CDS encoding fumarylacetoacetate hydrolase family protein yields MRIARIAHPEGMCFALVEGEGADVRLHEIEGHPFADIVKTGRSWPLADIRLLSPMLPSKVVAIGRNYADHVKEVFKASGESLPPTLFLKPPTAVIGPEAPIRIPDFATKVEFEGELALVIGKPCKNVPRERAMDVIFGYTIVNDVSSRDLQFADGQWARAKGIDTFCPLGPWIQTELDPAGLPIKAHLTHEGVTETKQDSNSDQMIMDIPEIIEFITASMTLLPGDVICTGSPAGTASMFPGDRIEIEIPGIGRLANPVERAD; encoded by the coding sequence ATGCGTATCGCCAGGATCGCCCACCCGGAGGGCATGTGCTTCGCACTCGTCGAGGGCGAGGGCGCCGATGTCCGACTGCACGAAATCGAGGGCCACCCCTTCGCCGACATCGTCAAGACCGGCAGGTCCTGGCCCCTGGCGGACATCCGGCTGCTGTCCCCGATGCTGCCGTCGAAGGTCGTCGCCATCGGCCGCAACTACGCCGATCACGTCAAGGAGGTCTTCAAGGCCTCCGGCGAATCGCTGCCGCCGACGCTGTTCCTCAAGCCGCCGACCGCGGTGATCGGCCCCGAGGCGCCGATCCGGATCCCGGACTTCGCCACCAAGGTCGAGTTCGAGGGCGAGCTGGCCCTGGTCATCGGCAAGCCCTGCAAGAACGTGCCCCGGGAGCGGGCGATGGACGTCATCTTCGGCTACACCATCGTCAACGACGTCTCCTCCCGGGATCTGCAGTTCGCCGACGGGCAGTGGGCCCGGGCGAAGGGCATCGACACCTTCTGCCCCCTGGGCCCCTGGATCCAGACCGAGCTGGACCCCGCCGGGCTGCCGATCAAGGCGCATCTCACCCACGAGGGCGTCACCGAGACCAAGCAGGACTCCAACTCGGACCAGATGATCATGGACATCCCCGAGATCATCGAGTTCATCACCGCCTCGATGACCCTGCTGCCCGGGGACGTCATCTGCACCGGTTCCCCGGCCGGCACCGCCTCGATGTTCCCCGGCGACCGGATCGAGATCGAGATCCCGGGCATCGGGCGGCTGGCCAACCCGGTCGAGCGCGCCGACTAG
- a CDS encoding 3-isopropylmalate dehydrogenase, translating to MRIAVIPGDGIGTEVTAEALKVLRAAIGDFEVTEYDLGGRRYAATGQTLTEADLADIRGHDAILLGAVGDPERVPPGVLERGLLLRMRFALDHHVNLRPARLFPGVASPLRDPGEIDFVVVREGTEGAYTGNGGAIRVGTAQEVANETSVNTRFGAERVVRYAFDLAMTRRRRLTLVHKTNVLVHGGGLWQRTVDEVAAEYPEVAVDYCHIDAATIYLVTDPGRFDVIVTDNLFGDILTDEAGAVTGGIGLAASGNIDASGANPSMFEPVHGSAPDIAGTGVADPTAAILSAAMMLRHLGRAGAAERIEAAVEADLAARGDAPVRTVEVGDRIAAAVAG from the coding sequence CTGAGGATCGCCGTCATCCCCGGCGACGGCATCGGCACCGAGGTCACCGCGGAGGCGCTGAAGGTGCTCCGCGCCGCGATCGGCGATTTCGAGGTCACCGAGTACGACCTGGGCGGGCGCCGCTACGCCGCGACCGGGCAGACCCTCACCGAGGCGGACCTGGCCGACATCCGCGGCCATGACGCGATCCTGCTCGGCGCGGTCGGCGACCCGGAGCGGGTGCCGCCGGGGGTGCTCGAGCGCGGGCTGCTGCTGCGCATGCGCTTCGCCCTGGACCACCACGTCAACCTGCGCCCGGCCCGGCTCTTCCCCGGAGTGGCCTCCCCGCTGCGCGATCCCGGCGAGATCGACTTCGTGGTGGTGCGCGAGGGCACCGAGGGCGCCTACACCGGCAACGGCGGCGCCATCCGGGTGGGCACCGCCCAGGAGGTCGCCAACGAGACCAGCGTGAACACCCGCTTCGGCGCGGAGCGGGTGGTGCGCTACGCCTTCGACCTGGCGATGACCCGCCGGCGGCGGCTCACCCTGGTGCACAAGACCAACGTGCTCGTGCACGGCGGCGGCCTGTGGCAGCGCACCGTCGACGAGGTCGCCGCGGAGTACCCGGAGGTGGCGGTGGACTACTGCCACATCGACGCCGCCACCATCTACCTGGTCACCGACCCGGGCCGCTTCGACGTGATCGTCACCGACAACCTCTTCGGCGACATCCTCACCGACGAGGCCGGGGCGGTCACCGGCGGGATCGGCCTGGCCGCCTCCGGCAACATCGACGCCTCCGGGGCCAACCCCTCCATGTTCGAGCCGGTGCACGGCTCCGCCCCGGACATCGCCGGCACGGGCGTCGCGGACCCGACCGCGGCGATCCTCTCGGCGGCGATGATGCTGCGCCACCTCGGCCGCGCCGGGGCCGCGGAGCGGATCGAGGCCGCCGTGGAGGCCGATCTCGCCGCCCGCGGCGACGCCCCGGTGCGCACGGTCGAGGTCGGCGACCGGATCGCCGCCGCCGTCGCCGGCTGA
- a CDS encoding DUF294 nucleotidyltransferase-like domain-containing protein, with protein sequence MTVELEEIRDFLAGCAPFSDLPVEALNALPGRLTMRYVRRGDDVLAAGRANDDVFLIRSGLVDVFDASGTLLDRRDAGDHLGYSTLLSREPSLYTMTAVEDAVLLVMHRDVWADLMERHECVARYYGGENARIRAVASSLRSTAAGDALRTRVADLMAPDPVTAGPATPIREAAAIMTERGVSSLLIVDPAAAPADGAHPSGLVGIITDRDLRRRVIVAGVDTSRPVSEVMTPDPEVLAPEVLAFEAMLLMAERGYHHLPVADAGELRGMLVIGDLMRTLHTDPVYATAALSRKASITEIAEIAANARRTVGTFIDRGFGPDEISRLLTANADAVARRLLVLAEESLGEPPVPYAFVVLGSQGRREMGLASDQDNALILDDAYDEAAHGRYFADLAEFVCAGLADCGYPLCPGDMMATNPAWRMTESAWETTFHQWVTAPEPDALLHAQTFFDIRGIHGATALVDALRGSYVPIAANSPRLHAHLAKLAAHREPPLGVFRGLVLEKDGEHANTLDLKKGGTAAVVQMARLFALAAGLPQLGTRERLIAAAGAGSVSRRGAADLGDAYEFLTTVLLEHQAHTAAAGAEPDNHLHPRELSKLERQHLRDAFGVVRRMQQGLAAKYPIHTIG encoded by the coding sequence ATGACCGTCGAACTCGAGGAGATCCGCGACTTCCTCGCCGGCTGCGCGCCGTTCTCCGACCTGCCCGTCGAGGCCCTCAACGCCCTGCCCGGCCGGCTCACCATGCGCTACGTGCGCCGCGGCGACGACGTGCTCGCCGCCGGCCGCGCCAATGACGACGTGTTCCTGATCCGCTCCGGGCTGGTCGACGTCTTCGACGCCTCCGGCACCCTGCTGGATCGCCGCGACGCCGGGGACCACCTCGGCTACTCCACGCTGCTCTCCCGGGAGCCCTCCCTCTACACCATGACCGCGGTGGAGGACGCGGTGCTGCTGGTCATGCACCGCGACGTCTGGGCGGATCTGATGGAGCGCCACGAGTGCGTGGCCCGCTACTACGGCGGGGAGAACGCCCGGATCCGGGCGGTGGCCTCCTCGCTGCGCTCCACCGCCGCCGGGGACGCGCTGCGCACCCGGGTCGCGGACCTGATGGCCCCCGACCCGGTCACCGCCGGGCCGGCGACCCCCATCCGGGAGGCCGCGGCGATCATGACCGAACGCGGGGTGTCCTCCCTCCTGATCGTCGACCCGGCGGCGGCGCCGGCGGACGGGGCGCACCCCTCCGGGCTGGTCGGCATCATCACCGACCGGGACCTGCGCCGGCGGGTGATCGTCGCCGGGGTGGACACCTCCCGCCCGGTGTCGGAGGTGATGACCCCCGACCCGGAGGTGCTCGCCCCCGAGGTGCTCGCCTTCGAGGCGATGCTGCTCATGGCCGAGCGCGGCTACCACCACCTGCCGGTGGCCGACGCCGGGGAGCTGCGCGGGATGCTGGTCATCGGCGATCTGATGCGCACCCTGCACACCGACCCCGTCTACGCCACCGCGGCGCTGTCCCGCAAGGCCTCGATCACCGAGATCGCCGAGATCGCCGCGAACGCCCGGCGCACCGTGGGCACCTTCATCGACCGCGGCTTCGGCCCCGACGAGATCTCCCGGCTGCTCACCGCCAACGCCGACGCGGTGGCCCGCCGGCTGCTGGTGCTCGCCGAGGAGTCCCTCGGCGAACCCCCGGTGCCCTACGCCTTCGTGGTGCTCGGCTCCCAGGGCCGCCGGGAGATGGGCCTGGCCAGTGACCAGGACAATGCGCTCATCCTCGACGACGCCTACGACGAGGCCGCGCACGGGCGCTATTTCGCGGACCTGGCCGAGTTCGTCTGCGCCGGGCTGGCCGACTGCGGCTACCCGCTCTGCCCCGGCGACATGATGGCCACCAACCCCGCCTGGCGGATGACCGAATCGGCCTGGGAGACCACCTTCCACCAGTGGGTCACCGCCCCCGAGCCGGATGCGCTGCTGCACGCCCAGACCTTCTTCGACATCCGCGGCATCCACGGCGCCACCGCCCTGGTGGACGCGCTGCGCGGCTCCTACGTGCCGATCGCGGCGAACAGCCCCCGGCTGCACGCGCACCTGGCCAAGCTCGCCGCGCACCGGGAGCCCCCGCTGGGGGTGTTCCGCGGCCTGGTGCTGGAGAAGGACGGCGAGCACGCCAACACCCTGGACCTGAAGAAGGGCGGCACCGCCGCGGTGGTGCAGATGGCCCGCCTGTTCGCGCTGGCCGCCGGGTTGCCCCAGCTGGGCACCCGGGAGCGGCTGATCGCCGCCGCCGGGGCGGGCTCGGTCTCCCGCCGCGGGGCCGCCGATCTCGGCGACGCCTACGAGTTCCTCACCACGGTGCTGCTGGAGCACCAGGCGCACACCGCGGCCGCCGGGGCGGAGCCCGACAACCACCTGCACCCCCGGGAGCTGTCCAAGCTGGAGCGGCAGCACCTGCGCGACGCCTTCGGCGTGGTGCGCCGGATGCAGCAGGGCCTGGCCGCGAAGTACCCGATCCACACGATCGGCTGA
- a CDS encoding SufD family Fe-S cluster assembly protein produces the protein MTTIAPTARDLGPAAANPDLLESVGWAPPERRSATSVLVDHGYAAMESQHPDIVMMPLAEALLAHPWVQDLMFSLIDPESDPILRRAFESTREPLGTFTWVRDGARVELPHQSFTVMTVPQERQFVHDITVIGAGAVVDSVSGSAVAPALTHGTHVSVNETFVGDGAQVRSVDVDRWGREMEVHSYDRARVGADATMSTVSVAVSGLRRMVADSRTEVGARSACTSHSIVFAPEGTDRDMTTVIDLAGAGAQAEQVSRMVSDGGRIRNVNTLRSTVQDVRGFLECDGLLLRDTGVIESIPALDARADRAQLSHEAAVGMIDDEKLDYLKALGIDEDAARDLIVQGFLNLDDDRIPAAVRDRVEDLVSAAREAENF, from the coding sequence ATGACCACCATCGCCCCCACCGCGCGGGATCTCGGGCCCGCCGCCGCCAACCCCGATCTGCTCGAATCCGTCGGCTGGGCGCCGCCCGAGCGCCGCTCCGCCACCTCCGTGCTCGTCGACCACGGCTACGCCGCCATGGAGAGCCAGCACCCGGACATCGTGATGATGCCCCTGGCCGAGGCGCTGCTCGCGCACCCCTGGGTGCAGGACCTCATGTTCAGCCTGATCGACCCGGAGTCCGATCCCATCCTGCGCCGGGCCTTCGAATCCACCCGGGAGCCGCTGGGCACCTTCACCTGGGTGCGCGACGGGGCCCGGGTGGAGCTGCCGCACCAGTCCTTCACTGTGATGACGGTGCCGCAGGAGCGCCAGTTCGTGCACGACATCACCGTCATCGGCGCCGGCGCCGTGGTCGACTCCGTCTCCGGCTCCGCGGTCGCCCCGGCGCTCACCCACGGCACCCACGTCAGCGTCAACGAGACCTTCGTCGGCGACGGCGCCCAGGTGCGCAGCGTCGACGTGGACCGCTGGGGCCGGGAGATGGAGGTGCACAGCTACGACCGCGCCAGGGTCGGCGCGGACGCCACCATGAGCACCGTGTCGGTGGCCGTGTCCGGGCTGCGCAGGATGGTCGCCGACTCCCGCACCGAGGTCGGCGCCCGTTCGGCGTGCACCTCGCACAGCATCGTCTTCGCCCCGGAGGGCACCGACCGGGACATGACCACGGTCATCGATCTCGCCGGGGCCGGGGCGCAGGCCGAGCAGGTCTCCCGGATGGTCTCCGACGGCGGCCGGATCCGCAACGTCAACACGCTGCGCTCCACCGTCCAGGACGTCCGCGGCTTCCTGGAGTGCGACGGGCTGCTGCTGCGCGACACCGGCGTCATCGAGTCCATCCCGGCCCTGGACGCCCGGGCGGATCGGGCCCAGCTCTCCCACGAGGCCGCCGTCGGCATGATCGACGACGAGAAGCTCGACTACCTCAAGGCCCTGGGCATCGACGAGGACGCCGCCCGCGATCTCATCGTGCAGGGCTTCCTCAACCTCGACGACGACCGGATCCCGGCCGCGGTGCGCGACCGGGTCGAGGACCTGGTCAGCGCCGCCCGGGAGGCGGAGAACTTCTGA
- a CDS encoding exonuclease domain-containing protein, giving the protein MGIFDGIRRDRARRGATGPLAGLYAAEAHPERRLAVDVETTGLDPDADHLLSIGWVPVDGAEIILGGAGHVVLRREDMDSVGESATLHGLTDDMVASGEDPAEAVAMVLRALTGRRLLAHFADMELGFLDRACRRHFGAGFDVPADDTMTREFARISAAGRRPGRDELRLWNVRAGYGLPATRAHHALNDALACAEVWLAQDAHRVPRR; this is encoded by the coding sequence ATGGGCATCTTCGACGGGATCCGCCGCGACCGCGCCCGGCGCGGCGCCACCGGGCCGCTGGCCGGGCTCTACGCCGCCGAGGCGCACCCGGAGCGCCGGCTGGCGGTGGACGTGGAGACCACCGGGCTGGACCCGGACGCCGACCACCTGCTCTCCATCGGCTGGGTGCCGGTCGACGGCGCCGAGATCATCCTCGGCGGGGCCGGGCACGTGGTGCTGCGCCGGGAGGACATGGACTCGGTGGGGGAGTCCGCCACCCTGCACGGGCTCACCGACGACATGGTCGCCTCCGGGGAGGACCCCGCCGAGGCGGTGGCGATGGTGCTGCGCGCGCTGACCGGCCGGCGGCTGCTCGCCCATTTCGCGGACATGGAGCTGGGCTTCCTGGACCGGGCCTGCCGGCGCCATTTCGGCGCCGGCTTCGACGTGCCCGCCGATGACACGATGACCCGGGAGTTCGCCCGGATCTCCGCCGCCGGCCGGCGGCCCGGCCGCGATGAGCTGCGGCTGTGGAACGTCCGGGCCGGCTACGGGCTGCCCGCCACCAGGGCGCATCATGCGCTCAACGACGCCCTGGCCTGCGCCGAGGTGTGGCTGGCCCAGGACGCGCACCGGGTGCCCCGGCGCTGA
- a CDS encoding ABC transporter ATP-binding protein, translated as MSDTPLLQLSGVDVAAGEDVICRGIDLVIREGERHILLGPNGSGKSTLLNGIMGITPFRIAAGVARLRGEDISGMPTEERARAGIGLAFQRPPALKGVQVARLAAAIGAEGRLPDAADRLGLAHLLDRDVNHGFSGGEAKRFEVMKLDLQGPSLCLFDEPESGVDMEQVAVVGRAVRELLERPDAAGRPRAGLVITHTGFILDGIDADVAHLMVDGRLVDSGDPHEMFEAIRREGYRAPAA; from the coding sequence ATGTCCGACACCCCGCTTCTTCAGCTCAGCGGCGTCGACGTGGCCGCCGGCGAGGACGTCATCTGCCGCGGCATCGACCTGGTCATCCGGGAGGGCGAGCGGCACATCCTGCTCGGCCCCAACGGATCCGGCAAATCCACCCTGCTCAACGGCATCATGGGGATCACCCCCTTCCGGATCGCCGCCGGCGTGGCCCGGCTGCGCGGCGAGGACATCTCCGGAATGCCCACCGAGGAACGCGCCCGCGCCGGCATCGGCCTGGCCTTCCAGCGCCCGCCCGCGCTCAAGGGCGTGCAGGTCGCCCGGCTCGCCGCCGCGATCGGCGCCGAGGGCCGGCTGCCCGACGCCGCGGACCGGCTGGGCCTGGCCCATCTGCTCGACCGGGACGTCAACCACGGCTTCTCCGGGGGCGAGGCCAAGCGCTTCGAGGTGATGAAGCTCGATCTGCAGGGCCCCAGCCTCTGCCTCTTCGACGAACCCGAGTCCGGGGTGGACATGGAGCAGGTCGCCGTGGTGGGCCGGGCGGTGCGCGAGCTGCTGGAGCGGCCCGACGCCGCCGGCCGGCCGCGCGCCGGGCTGGTGATCACGCACACCGGGTTCATCCTCGACGGCATCGACGCCGATGTCGCGCACCTGATGGTCGACGGCCGGCTCGTCGACTCCGGCGACCCCCACGAGATGTTCGAGGCGATCCGCCGCGAGGGCTACCGGGCGCCCGCCGCCTGA
- a CDS encoding acetyl-CoA hydrolase/transferase family protein, which yields MSDRISHQGLRGKVMSADDAAQLIKPGDQIGFSGFTGAGYPKEMPGAIARRITEATERGEEFRINVLTGASTAPELDGVLAETGGVNWRAPYQSDPTLRGKINDGTTYYSDIHLSHSGQMTTQGFFGPVDVAIVEAVRIKEDGSIVPSSSVGNSVNYLQAAERIIIEVNEWQSAELEGMHDIWLPGLPPARQIIPIEESGQRIGKAAIDIDPAKVVAVVETNAPDRNSPFKPLDEDSKRIAGHLIDFFEHEVAQGRLPENLLPLQSGVGNIANAVLAGLLDSKFENLTSYTEVIQDGMIELLDNGTMSVASATSFALSPDAADRMNEKASDYAKKIILRPQEVSNHAEVIRRLGVISCNGLIEADIYGNVNSTHIMGTKMMNGLGGSGDFTRNAYISTFVSPSTAKGGDISAIVPMVSHVDHTEHDVMVIITEQGLADLRGLAPRQRAKVVIDKCAHPDYKEALTEYVERAEKQPKVGMHTPHDLREALGWHQRFLETGSMKA from the coding sequence ATGTCGGACCGGATCTCCCACCAGGGCCTGCGCGGGAAGGTGATGTCGGCGGACGACGCCGCGCAGCTCATCAAGCCCGGCGACCAGATCGGCTTCTCCGGGTTCACCGGCGCCGGCTACCCGAAGGAGATGCCGGGGGCCATCGCCCGCCGGATCACCGAGGCCACCGAACGCGGCGAGGAGTTCCGGATCAACGTGCTCACCGGCGCCTCCACCGCCCCGGAGCTCGACGGGGTGCTCGCCGAGACCGGCGGGGTCAACTGGCGCGCCCCCTACCAGTCCGATCCGACCCTGCGCGGCAAGATCAACGACGGCACCACCTACTACTCGGACATCCACCTCTCCCATTCCGGGCAGATGACCACCCAGGGCTTCTTCGGCCCGGTGGACGTCGCCATCGTCGAGGCGGTGCGGATCAAGGAGGACGGCTCCATCGTGCCCTCCTCCTCCGTGGGCAACTCGGTGAACTACCTGCAGGCCGCCGAGCGGATCATCATCGAGGTCAACGAGTGGCAGTCCGCCGAACTGGAGGGCATGCACGACATCTGGCTGCCCGGGCTGCCCCCGGCCCGCCAGATCATCCCGATCGAGGAGTCCGGCCAGCGGATCGGCAAGGCCGCCATCGACATCGACCCGGCCAAGGTCGTCGCCGTGGTGGAGACCAACGCCCCGGACCGCAACTCCCCCTTCAAGCCCCTCGACGAGGACTCCAAGCGGATCGCCGGGCACCTGATCGACTTCTTCGAGCACGAGGTGGCCCAGGGCCGGCTGCCGGAGAACCTGCTGCCGCTGCAGTCCGGGGTGGGCAACATCGCCAACGCGGTGCTCGCCGGGCTGCTGGACTCCAAGTTCGAGAACCTCACCTCCTACACCGAGGTGATCCAGGACGGCATGATCGAGCTGCTCGACAACGGCACCATGTCCGTGGCCTCGGCGACCTCCTTCGCGCTGTCCCCGGATGCCGCGGACCGGATGAACGAGAAGGCCTCCGACTACGCCAAGAAGATCATCCTGCGCCCGCAGGAGGTCTCCAACCACGCCGAGGTGATCCGCCGGCTGGGCGTGATCTCCTGCAACGGGCTCATCGAGGCCGACATCTACGGCAACGTCAACTCCACCCACATCATGGGCACGAAGATGATGAACGGCCTGGGCGGCTCCGGGGACTTCACCCGCAACGCCTACATCTCCACCTTCGTCTCCCCCTCCACCGCGAAGGGCGGCGACATCTCCGCCATCGTGCCGATGGTCTCCCACGTCGACCACACCGAGCATGACGTGATGGTGATCATCACCGAGCAGGGCCTGGCGGACCTGCGCGGCCTGGCCCCGCGCCAGCGGGCCAAGGTGGTCATCGACAAGTGCGCCCACCCGGACTACAAGGAGGCGCTCACCGAGTACGTCGAGCGCGCCGAGAAGCAGCCCAAGGTCGGCATGCACACCCCGCATGATCTGCGCGAGGCCCTCGGCTGGCACCAGCGCTTCCTGGAGACCGGCAGCATGAAGGCCTAG